GATGGAGAAGACGCTGCACGGCTGCACCTCCCCGTGCTTCGGCGACCGCGTCCTGGTCGACAAGCTCGTCTACGACTTCGGCGAGATCGAACCGGGCGAGGTCGTGGTGTTCCGCGGCCCCGAGGCGTGGGGCCAGAACGACTTCCAGTCGCCCCGCTCGGAGAACCCGGTCGTGCGCGGCTTCCAGGGCCTGATGTCCCTGGTCGGACTCGCGCCGCCGGACGAGCGCGACTTCGTCAAGCGCGTGATCGCCGTGGGCGGCCAGACCGTGGAGTGCTGCGACGACCAGCACCGCCTGAAGGTCGACGGCAAGCCGCTGGACGAGCCGTACATCTACTGGCAGCCCGGCACCGGTCCCGAGGACCACGAGCCGTTCGCGCCGGTCAAGGTGCCCGAGGGCACCCTCTGGGTGATGGGCGACAACCGCACCAACTCCACCGACTCGCGGCGCCAGGGCGGCGGCGGGGTCAACGGCGTGGTGCCCGAGGAGAACGTGATCGGCAAGGCGCGCGTGATCGTGCTGCCGCCGTCGCGCTGGCAGGGCATCAGCGACCACAACCCGCAGGCCGTGGCGCTCGGCGCGCCCGCGTGGCAGCAGGGCGTCCCGCTGGGCATGGGCCTGCTCGGGGCGTTCCCGCTGGTGTTGTTCGGCAAGCGGCTGCGGCGCCGGTTGACCAGGCCCACACAGGGCTGATGGGTACGCTGGGAGGGTGGTAGACGTCGCACCTTCCCAGGGCTCTTCCGACGAGGACTCGTCCCGTGCCTCCGACGAGGAGAAGATCGAGGCGTGGCGTCAGCGCTCACGCAAGAAGGCCAAGAAGAAGGGGTCCTTCTGGCGTGAGCTGCCGGTCCTGGTCGTGGTGGCGGTCGGGCTCGCGTTCCTGATCCAGACGTTCCTCGCGCGGGTCTACATGATCCCGTCGGAGTCGATGGAGCAGACCCTGCACGGCTGCACCTCGCCGTGCTTCGGCGACCGGGTGCTGGTGGACAAGGTCACCTACAACTTCACCGACCCTGCACCGGGCGACGTCGTGGTCTTCCACGGGCCGGACGCGTGGATCAACCAGGACTTCGCGCCCGCCGAGCCGGACAACCCGGTGGTCGGGTTCTTCCAGGGCCTGGGTTCGCTGGTCGGGGTGCCGACGGCGAACAAGGAGGACTTCGTCAAGCGGGTCATCGCGGTCGGCGGGCAGAAGGTGTCGTGCTGCGACAACCAGAACCGGGTCATGGTCGACGGCAAGCCGCTGGACGAGCCGTACCTGTACTGGGAGCCGGGGCGCGGGACGTCGCAGGACTCGTTCGCCGAGGTCACGATCCCGGACGGGTACCTGTTCGTGCTCGGCGACAACCGCAACGACTCGTGCGACTCGCGGTGCCAGGCGCGGGACAAGGGCCCGCAGGCTGGGCTGGTGCCGGTGGACAACGTGGTGGGCAAGGCGCGGGTGATCGTGCTGCCGCCGTCGCGCTGGCAGGGGGTGGGCGACCACAACCCGCAGGCCGTGGCGTTGGGCGCGCCGGGTTGGCAGGATGCCGTGCCGCTGGGCGTGGGACTGGTGGGTGCGTGGCCGTTGCTGCTGGTCAGCCGCCGGGTGCGGGCGCGGTTCCGGCTCTTCCGGGAGCGCCGTTCCGGGCTGGGATAAGGTCGGGTGGTGATCCGCAAGCCGCCTCGCGCGCAGGTACGGCAGACCGCGGGCATCTGGGCGTTCCAGGCCGCGTTGGACCGGCGCGGCCTCGGCCCGGTGGCCGGGGTGGACGAGGCCGGGCGCGGTGCGTGCGCCGGGCCGCTGGTGATCGCCTCCTGCGTGCTCAAGCCCGGTGACGCGGCCCGGTTCGAGGGCCTGACCGACTCGAAGCTGCTCACCGCCGCCGCGCGCGACCGCATGTACGACCTGGTGCTCAAGCGCGCCGTCGACTACGCGGTGATCGTGGTGCCGGCGGCCGAGGTGGACCTGATCGGAGTGCACGTGGCCAACATCGAGGGGATGCGGCGGGCCGTGGCGCAGCTGTCCGCGCACCCCGGGTACGTGCTGACCGACGGGTTCGGGGTGCCGGGCCTGACCGCGCCGAACATGCCGGTCGTCAAGGGCGACCGGGTGGCGGCGTGCGTGGCGGCGGCGTCCGTGCTGGCCAAGGTCACGCGGGACCGCATCATGACCTCGCTGCACGCCGAACTCCCGGTCTACGGGTTCGACGTGCACAAGGGCTACAGCACCCCCGAGCACCAGGCCGCGCTGCTGGAACACGGGCCGAGCGCGGAGCACCGCTGGTCGTATGCGAACGTGGCCTCGGCGGGGGCTCGACACGGCCTGACCGCGCCGCACCGGGTGGCGCGCGACGTGCTTTCCGCCGCCGTGGTCCAGAATGGAACATCGCCGCAGACCAGCGGTGGCAGGCTCGCGACGAGGAGGGGCGCGGACTCGATGAGCACGACCCGCGCGGAGGCGCAATGAGTGCAGAGGATCTCGAGAAGTACGAGACCGAGATGGAGTTGTCGCTGTACAAGGAGTACCGCGACATCGTCAGCCAGTTCTCGTTCGTCGTGGAGACCGAGCGGCGGTTCTACCTGGCCAACTCGGTGGACGTGCAGGTCCGCAACGCGGACGGCGAGGTCTACTTCGAGGTGCGGATGTCCGACGCCTGGGTGTGGGACATGTACCGGCCCGCCCGGTTCGTGAAGAACGTCCGGGTGATCACGTTCAAGGACGTCAACGTCGAAGAGCTCGACAAGCCCGACCTGCGCCTGCCCGAGGACGGTCCGTTCAACTCCTGACCGCCGCCCGCGCTCCGGAAGGGGGCCACCCGCCACGGGTGGCCCCCTTCGGCGTTCTCCAGGCCTCTCGCCGGCCGCTCGGCCGAGTTGTCCACAGGCCCGAAGTTGTCCACAATCCCGGATTTGCCGCCGGCACACCCCACTCCACTCCGCCACAGTCGAGGCACGAGCACTCGACTCCCCGGAGGCGGAAATGGACACCCAGGAACTGGGCCGGCGCGGCGAAGACCTGGCGTGCCGGTACCTCGAAGAGCACCAACGTCTGGTCATCCTCGCCCGCAATTGGAGGTGCAAAGCCGGCGAACTGGACGTGGTGGCGACCGATCGCGAACAACTGGTCGTCTGCGAAGTCAAATGCCGTTCGGGAACCGACCACGACCACCCCCTGGAAGCCGTCACCCCGGAGAAACTGGGCCGGATCGGCGACTTGGCGCGGCGGTGGCTGCGCGGACACGGCCTGGGCTGGATGCGCATCCGGTTCGACCTGATCGGCATCCACTGGCCGCCCTCGGGTCCGGTCCGGCTGCACCACGTGCGAGGAGCCTGAGATGGCACTCGCACGGGCGTGGTGCGTCGCCCTCTTCGGGGTGGACGGCGTACCGGTGGAGATCGAGGCCGACGTGGGCGCGGGCGCCGTGCTCACCAAGCTGGTCGGCCTACCCGACGCGGCCCTCCAGGAGTCCAAGGACCGCGTACGAGCGGCCGTCCGCAACACCGGACACGAGTGGCCCACCCAACGCGTGACGCTGGGCCTTTCCCCGGCATCCCTGCCCAAGGTGGGTTCCAGCTACGACCTGGCCCTGGCGTGCGTGGTCCTGGCCGCCTCGCAGGCCGTGCCCCCAGAGCGCCTGGAGGGCACTGTGCTCTTGGGCGAACTGGCCCTGGACGGCCGAGTCCGCTCAGTACGCGGCATCCTCCCGGCCCTCCTGGCCGCCCGCAGGGCCGGCCTGCCCCGCGCGGTGGTCCCCACGGCATCCCTGCGCGAAGCAGCCCTCGTGGACGGCTTGGACCTGCACGGTGCCGACTCACTGGGCGATGTCGTGGAATGGCTGTCCGGCAACGAGAGCGCCCTCCACCGCCCGCCACCCTTCACACCCGCACCCCCGACACCC
This DNA window, taken from Saccharothrix variisporea, encodes the following:
- the lepB gene encoding signal peptidase I is translated as MAEPVHRAAGEDGQDEPDAEPTPGSASGGEPQEDKPGKKKPPLWRELLVLAATALVLTFLIQTFLARVYVIPSASMEKTLHGCTSPCFGDRVLVDKLVYDFGEIEPGEVVVFRGPEAWGQNDFQSPRSENPVVRGFQGLMSLVGLAPPDERDFVKRVIAVGGQTVECCDDQHRLKVDGKPLDEPYIYWQPGTGPEDHEPFAPVKVPEGTLWVMGDNRTNSTDSRRQGGGGVNGVVPEENVIGKARVIVLPPSRWQGISDHNPQAVALGAPAWQQGVPLGMGLLGAFPLVLFGKRLRRRLTRPTQG
- the lepB gene encoding signal peptidase I is translated as MVDVAPSQGSSDEDSSRASDEEKIEAWRQRSRKKAKKKGSFWRELPVLVVVAVGLAFLIQTFLARVYMIPSESMEQTLHGCTSPCFGDRVLVDKVTYNFTDPAPGDVVVFHGPDAWINQDFAPAEPDNPVVGFFQGLGSLVGVPTANKEDFVKRVIAVGGQKVSCCDNQNRVMVDGKPLDEPYLYWEPGRGTSQDSFAEVTIPDGYLFVLGDNRNDSCDSRCQARDKGPQAGLVPVDNVVGKARVIVLPPSRWQGVGDHNPQAVALGAPGWQDAVPLGVGLVGAWPLLLVSRRVRARFRLFRERRSGLG
- a CDS encoding ribonuclease HII, translating into MIRKPPRAQVRQTAGIWAFQAALDRRGLGPVAGVDEAGRGACAGPLVIASCVLKPGDAARFEGLTDSKLLTAAARDRMYDLVLKRAVDYAVIVVPAAEVDLIGVHVANIEGMRRAVAQLSAHPGYVLTDGFGVPGLTAPNMPVVKGDRVAACVAAASVLAKVTRDRIMTSLHAELPVYGFDVHKGYSTPEHQAALLEHGPSAEHRWSYANVASAGARHGLTAPHRVARDVLSAAVVQNGTSPQTSGGRLATRRGADSMSTTRAEAQ
- a CDS encoding DUF2469 domain-containing protein, with translation MSAEDLEKYETEMELSLYKEYRDIVSQFSFVVETERRFYLANSVDVQVRNADGEVYFEVRMSDAWVWDMYRPARFVKNVRVITFKDVNVEELDKPDLRLPEDGPFNS
- a CDS encoding YraN family protein, with protein sequence MDTQELGRRGEDLACRYLEEHQRLVILARNWRCKAGELDVVATDREQLVVCEVKCRSGTDHDHPLEAVTPEKLGRIGDLARRWLRGHGLGWMRIRFDLIGIHWPPSGPVRLHHVRGA